Proteins from a single region of Chaetodon trifascialis isolate fChaTrf1 chromosome 10, fChaTrf1.hap1, whole genome shotgun sequence:
- the LOC139337516 gene encoding cytochrome P450 2J6-like, translated as MFASIILLWLCVFYVILQFISRRPKNFPPGPPALPILGNILHLSLENPLKDFEKLRKSYGNVYSLFLGSKPAVVINGVKAMKEALMNNANEFAGRPQDIFVSDATQRKGVILADYGSSWKEHRRFALMTLRDFGLGKNSMEERIHGEIQYIIKTLEKSIGKTLSPQVMFHNAASNIICQVLFGRRYEYDDNFIKVIVQCFTENSKIANGPWAMIYDSFPMIRKLPLPFNKAFKNIETCQKIAKGLLTEHKKTRVSGEPRDFVDSYLDEMEKRGDDGSSFSEDQLSMYALDLHFAGTDTTSNTLLTGFLYLATYPHIQERCQQEIDKVLEGKDQATFNDRHHMPYVQAMIHEVQRIANTVPLSVPHSTTTDTELMGYSIPRGTLIIPNLTSLLNEEGQWKYPHEFNPENFLNDQGEFVKPEAFMPFSAGPRMCLGEGLARMELFLIMVTLLRKFKFIWPEGAGEPDYTPVYGVTLTPKPYHMKIQLRAAQ; from the exons ATGTTTGCTTCAATTATTCTGCTATGGCTCTGCGTCTTCTACGTCATCCTTCAGTTCATATCCCGGAGGCCAAAGAACTTTCCACCAGGGCCCCCTGCTCTGCCGATATTGGGGAACATTTTGCACCTGAGCCTTGAGAACCCCTTGAAAGACTTTGAGAAG CTGAGGAAGTCTTATGGAAATGTCTACAGTCTGTTCTTGGGTTCCAAACCAGCTGTAGTCATCAATGGGGTGAAGGCCATGAAGGAAGCTTTGATGAACAATGCCAATGAGTTTGCTGGACGCCCCCAAGACATATTTGTCAGTGATGCCACCCAGAGGAAAG GAGTAATTCTGGCAGATTATGGCTCTAGTTGGAAGGAGCATCGTCGCTTTGCTCTGATGACCTTGAGGGACTTTGGTCTGGGGAAGAATTCCATGGAGGAGAGGATTCATGGGGAGATACAATACATCAttaaaacactggaaaagagCATTG GCAAAACCTTGAGTCCTCAAGTTATGTTTCACAACGCGGCCTCCAACATCATCTGTCAGGTTCTGTTCGGTAGACGTTACGAGTATGACGACAATTTCATCAAAGTAATTGTTCAGTGCTTCACTGAGAATTCCAAGATAGCCAATGGACCATGGGCTATG ATTTATGACTCTTTTCCCATGATTCGTAAGCTGCCACTGCCCTTCAACAAGGCCTTTAAGAATATTGAG ACTTGTCAGAAAATTGCAAAAGGCTTGCTGACTGAGCACAAGAAAACCAGAGTCTCTGGAGAGCCACGAGACTTTGTTGACAGCTATCTGGATGAAATGGAaaag AGAGGTGATGATGGTTCCTCATTTTCAGAAGACCAGCTGAGTATGTACGCACTAGATCTTCACTTCGCTGGTACTGACACTACCTCCAACACCCTGCTTACGGGTTTCCTCTACCTTGCAACCTACCCACACATACAAG AACGTTGTCAACAGGAGATAGACAAGGTGTTGGAAGGGAAGGACCAAGCCACTTTCAACGACAGACACCACATGCCTTATGTTCAG GCAATGATCCACGAAGTGCAGAGGATAGCCAACACTGTCCCACTAAGTGTCCCACACTCTACGACTACAGATACAGAGCTCATGGGATATTCCATTCCCAGG GGGACACTGATCATTCCTAACCTGACATCTTTGCTTAATGAGGAGGGACAGTGGAAGTACCCCCATGAATTCAACCCTGAAAATTTCCTCAATGACCAGGGAGAGTTTGTTAAACCAGAAGCCTTCATGCCGTTCTCTGCAG GTCCTCGTATGTGTCTCGGAGAGGGTCTGGCTCGTATGGAGCTCTTCCTCATCATGGTAACGCTGTTGAGGAAGTTTAAGTTCATCTGGCCTGAGGGTGCTGGAGAGCCAGACTACACTCCAGTCTATGGGGTTACTCTGACTCCCAAACCCTATCACATGAAGATCCAACTCAGGGCAGCACAGTAA
- the psme3ip1 gene encoding PSME3-interacting protein has protein sequence MAGGGAAGVDLSRKFVSEAELDERRKKRQEEWEKVRKPDDPEEAPEEEYDPRSLYERLQEQKDKKQEEYEEQFKFRNMVRGLDEDETSFLDEVSRQQCLVEKQRRDEEKQELLEYRSALVKQVSAESRKEPEKKAAPKHSGAEQRTSHLSQAHLLAGAVKRRSSSQSSDSSKKQKVEITTATATTGNGERHTEQEDGAGGEAGGAEDQQTVPGLTAKTPSAPLSSGQGVLHLPSAAVCVGVLPGLWVYSGSSDSDSSSDSEGSVDAIMLPYPRHSRAYR, from the exons ATGGCAGGGGGAGGGGCAGCGGGTGTCGACCTCAGCAGGAAATTTGTGTCGGAAGCAGAGctagatgagaggaggaagaagagacaggaagaaTGGGAGAAAGTCAGGAAACCTGACGACCCAGAGG AGGCTCCAGAGGAGGAGTATGACCCACGTTCCCTCTATGAGCGACTGCAGGAGCAGAAGGACAAGAAACAAGAGGAGTATGAGGAGCAGTTCAAATTCA GGAACATGGTGAGAGGATTGGACGAGGATGAGACCAGCTTCCTGGATGAGGTCTCCCGGCAACAGTGCCTGGTGGAGAAGCAGcgcagagatgaagagaagcaGGAACTATTGGAATACAGA AGCGCTCTAGTGAAGCAGGTGTCCGCTGAAAGCCGCAAAGAGCCTGAAAAGAAGGCGGCACCCAAACATTCAGGGGCGGAGCAAAGGACCAGCCACCTTTCTCAGGCCCATTTATTGGCTGGAGCAGTCAAGAGACGCAG CTCGTCCCAGTCATCAGATAGCAGTAAGAAACAGAAGGTGGAaatcacaacagcaacagcaacgaCAGGAAATGGAGAGCGACACACAG AACAGGAGGATGGAGCAGGGGGAGAAGCGGGGGGAGCTGAAGATCAACAAACAGTCCCCGGCCTGACGGCGAAGACCCCCTCGGCTCCCCTGAGCTCCGGTCAAGGCGTGTTGCACCTCCCGTCAGCGGCCGTGTGCGTCGGCGTTTTACCAGGACTCTGGGTTTATTCCGGCAGCAGCGACTCTGACAGCAGCTCGGACAGCGAAGGTAGCGTGGACGCAATCATGTTGCCGTACCCCCGGCACAGCAGGGCCTACAGatag